Genomic window (Insulibacter thermoxylanivorax):
ATCTCCTTCGCTTCCAGATGCGAAGCATGCTGTTTCAAAGCACGCGCAGCTGACAAAGCAAAGCTTCCTCCAGAGCCGATCGCCAGCACATCATCGTCGGGTTCGATGACCTCGCCGTTGCCGGAGATGAGGAGCAGCGATGAGCGATCCATCACGATCAGCATCGCTTCCAGCCGTCTCAACACCCGGTCCGAACGCCATTCCTTGGCCAGCTCCACCGCCGCCCGCTGCAGATTGCCCTGATGTTCTTCGAGCTTCCCCTCAAACTTCTCGAACAAGGTGATGGCGTCAGCGACGGAACCGGCGAACCCCGCCAGTACTTTCCCCCGATACAGCCGGCGCACCTTGCGCGCCTTATGCTTCATGATCATATTCTGCCCGAAGGTGACCTGCCCATCGCCGGCAATGGCACCTTTGCCGTTGTGCCGGACGGCGCAGATCGTCGTCGCATGAAAACTCCAATCCATATTCTGAC
Coding sequences:
- the hslV gene encoding ATP-dependent protease subunit HslV; its protein translation is MDWSFHATTICAVRHNGKGAIAGDGQVTFGQNMIMKHKARKVRRLYRGKVLAGFAGSVADAITLFEKFEGKLEEHQGNLQRAAVELAKEWRSDRVLRRLEAMLIVMDRSSLLLISGNGEVIEPDDDVLAIGSGGSFALSAARALKQHASHLEAKEMAYEALKIASEVCVYTNSNIIVEEIE